The Candidatus Sericytochromatia bacterium genomic sequence GACCAGCCAGGACATCCTGGAGGTCAAGGCGGCCGTCACGGGTATCAACCGGGCCTTTGCCCAGCTGGGTCGGCGGGTGGCCCTGCAGGTGCAGGTCACGCTCGACACCTCCGGGCGCATGTTGCTCGGCACCGACATCCTGGCGGCCCTGACGACCCTGCAGGCCCTGCCGATCGACATCCTCGGGCTCAACTGCTCGACCGGCCCCGAGCACATGCGCGAGCCGATCCGCCTGCTGGCCCAGCACTGCGCCTTGCCCATCAGCGTGCTGCCCAATGCGGGGCTGCCGCTCAACATCGACGGCAAGGCGGTCTATCCGGCCGAGCCCCTGCCTTTCGCCGAGGCGCTGGCGGCCTTCGTGGAGGACTTCGGGGTGGCCGTGGTCGGCGGTTGCTGCGGCACCACGCCCGAACACATTCGCGTGATTGCGGAGCGCCTGGCCGGGCGGCCGCACCGCCCGCGCGAGGTGGCGCCCTTGGTCGCGGCCAGTTCGGGCATGCGCGCGGCCAGCTTGCTGCAGGAGCCTCGTCCGCTGCTGGTGGGCGAGCGCGTCAACTCGCAGGGCAGCCGCAAGGTCAAGCAACTCCTGCTGGCCGAGGACTGGGACGGCCTGGTCGAGGTGGCCCGCGACCAGGTCGAGGGCGGGGCGCACGTGCTGGACGTCTGCGTGGCGCTCACGGAGCGGCCCGACGAGGCCGTGCTGATGCGTCAGGTGGTCAAGAAGCTGGCGCTCTCGGTCGAGGCCCCGCTGGTCTTCGACTCCACCGAGGCCAGCGCGCTGGCCGAGGCCCTGCGCATCTACCCGGGCCGCGCGATCATCAACTCGATCAACCTGGAAAACGGTCGCGAGCGCTGCGACGCGGTGTTGCCGCTGGCGGTCGAGCACGGCGCGGCGGTGGTGGCGCTGACGATCGACCCGATCGGCATGGCCAAGACGGCCGAACGCAAGTGCGAGGTGGCGCGGGCCATCTACGCGATCGCCGTCGAGGAGTACGGCTTGCCCCCCGAGGCCCTGCTGTTCGATGCCCTGACTTTCACCCTGGCCACCGGCGAGGAAGAATTCCGCCGCAGCGCGATCGAGACGATCGAAGGCATCCAGGCGATCAAGGCCGCCATGCCGGGCGTCCTGACGATTCTGGGCGTCTCCAACGTCAGCTTCGGCCTGCAGCCGGCCGCTCGCCACGTCCTGAACTCGGTTTTCCTCTATCACGCCGTGCTGGCCGGGCTCGATGCGGCGATCGTCAACCCGGCCCACGTGCGCCCCTTTGCCGAGATCACGCCGGAGCAGCGTGAGCTGGCTGAGGACCTGATCTTCGACCGACGCCCCGATGCCCTGCCGCGCCTGATTGCCCACTTCGAGGGGGTCTCGGCCGATGCCGGGGTGGCCGAGAAGGAAGACCCCACCGCCGGCATGACGGCCGAGCAGGCGATTCACTGGAAGATCCTGCACCGCAAGAAGGACGGCATCGAGCCGCTGCTCGACGAGGCCATGACGCGGCGCACGCCCGTGGCGGTGCTGAACGAAGTCTTGCTGCCGGCCATGAAGGACGTGGGCGACAAGTTTGGCGCCGGGGAGCTGATCCTGCCCTTCGTCTTGCAGTCGGCCGAGGTCATGAAAAAGGCCGTGGCGCACGTCGAGCAGTTCCTCGAAAAGGCCGAGGGCGCCACCAAGGGCAAGGTCGTGCTGGCCACCGTCTACGGCGACGTGCATGACATCGGCAAGAACCTGGTGAACACGATCCTCACCAACAACGGCTACACCGTCTACGACCTGGGCAAGCAGGTGCCGATCAACACGATCATCGACAAGGCCGTCGAGGTCGGCGCCGATGCGATCGGCCTGTCGGCCTTGCTGGTCTCGACCTCCAAGCAGATGCCCATGTGCCTGGCCGAGCTGCACGCGCGCCGGCTGCGCTTTCCCGTCGTGATCGGTGGCGCCGCCATCAACAAGAGCTACGGCCTGCGCATCCTGGAGCTGGAGGACGGCCAGCTGTACGAGCCCGGCGTCTTCTACGCCAACGACGCCTTCGAGGGGCTGGCGCTGGTGGACCAGCTGGTCGACCCCGAGCGTCGGGAGGCCTTGATTGCCCGCACCCGGGCCGAGGCGGAGGCGGCCAAGGCGCGCGTGCGCAAGCCGGTGGTGCCGGCCGCGGCCGGCCTGCGCAGCACCGTCCCGCTGCTGGAAAGTCTGCCGTCCGCGCCCTTCCTGGGACACCGTTGCGTGCAGGACGTGCCGCTGCCGCGGGTCTTCGAGGCGATGGATCTGCGTTCGCTCTACCGCCTGTCCTGGGGGGCCAAGAACACCCAGGGGGCGGCCTACGAGGCCCTGATCCGGGACGAGTTCGAGCCGCGCCGGCTGGCCTTGCAGGCCGAGGCGGCGCGCGAGGGCTGGCTGACGCCGCGCTTCGTCTACGGCTACTTCCCGGCGCAGGCGGAGGGGGACGTGATTCACCTGCACGACCCGGCCGACCCGACCCAGCGCCTCGGCAGCTTCAGCTGCCCGCGCCAGCCCGAGGGCGAGCACCTGTGCCTGGCCGACTACGTGGCCCCGGTCGACAGTGGCCGCCTGGACGTGGTGGCGCTGCAGGTCGTCACCATGGGCACGCAGGCGGCCGAGCTGTGCGACCGCCTCAACCGTGAGGGGCGCTACAGCGAGGCCTACTGGATCCACGGGCTGTCGGTCGAGGCGGCCGAGGGCCTGGCCGAGGTGGCCCATCAGCACATCCGGCAGGAGTGGGGCATCGGGCCCACCCAGGGCAAGCGCTACAGCTGGGGCTACCCGGCCATTCCCGACCTCGACGACCACGCCCTGGTCTGGCGGGCTCTGCCAGTCGAGGCGAGCATCGGCGTGAGCCTGACGGAGGCCTTCCAGCTGGTGCCGGAGCAGTCGACGGCGGCGATCGTGCTGCACCACCCGCAGGCCAAGTACTTCGTCGTGCGCGGCGCCGCGGGGGCCGTCGCGGTCTACTGACGGGGGGCG encodes the following:
- the metH gene encoding methionine synthase, encoding MPSPVSLPFLDAVRRGVVVYDGAMGTQLQARHLTIEDFGGKEGANDYLVLTRPDVVRDIHAAYFAAGADVVETNTFGGNRLKLDEYGLGHLTHELNRRAAELAREAAAPYATTERPRFVAGSIGPTGMLPSSDDPSLSKITFEELAELFQEQAIALVEGGCDVLLVETSQDILEVKAAVTGINRAFAQLGRRVALQVQVTLDTSGRMLLGTDILAALTTLQALPIDILGLNCSTGPEHMREPIRLLAQHCALPISVLPNAGLPLNIDGKAVYPAEPLPFAEALAAFVEDFGVAVVGGCCGTTPEHIRVIAERLAGRPHRPREVAPLVAASSGMRAASLLQEPRPLLVGERVNSQGSRKVKQLLLAEDWDGLVEVARDQVEGGAHVLDVCVALTERPDEAVLMRQVVKKLALSVEAPLVFDSTEASALAEALRIYPGRAIINSINLENGRERCDAVLPLAVEHGAAVVALTIDPIGMAKTAERKCEVARAIYAIAVEEYGLPPEALLFDALTFTLATGEEEFRRSAIETIEGIQAIKAAMPGVLTILGVSNVSFGLQPAARHVLNSVFLYHAVLAGLDAAIVNPAHVRPFAEITPEQRELAEDLIFDRRPDALPRLIAHFEGVSADAGVAEKEDPTAGMTAEQAIHWKILHRKKDGIEPLLDEAMTRRTPVAVLNEVLLPAMKDVGDKFGAGELILPFVLQSAEVMKKAVAHVEQFLEKAEGATKGKVVLATVYGDVHDIGKNLVNTILTNNGYTVYDLGKQVPINTIIDKAVEVGADAIGLSALLVSTSKQMPMCLAELHARRLRFPVVIGGAAINKSYGLRILELEDGQLYEPGVFYANDAFEGLALVDQLVDPERREALIARTRAEAEAAKARVRKPVVPAAAGLRSTVPLLESLPSAPFLGHRCVQDVPLPRVFEAMDLRSLYRLSWGAKNTQGAAYEALIRDEFEPRRLALQAEAAREGWLTPRFVYGYFPAQAEGDVIHLHDPADPTQRLGSFSCPRQPEGEHLCLADYVAPVDSGRLDVVALQVVTMGTQAAELCDRLNREGRYSEAYWIHGLSVEAAEGLAEVAHQHIRQEWGIGPTQGKRYSWGYPAIPDLDDHALVWRALPVEASIGVSLTEAFQLVPEQSTAAIVLHHPQAKYFVVRGAAGAVAVY